A window from Vigna angularis cultivar LongXiaoDou No.4 chromosome 7, ASM1680809v1, whole genome shotgun sequence encodes these proteins:
- the LOC108338189 gene encoding sorting nexin 2B isoform X2 → MMGSENHTVDDHPLSAPPDQMENLALHDRDHDAGKSTFSSAYRSAFTTFSESNHHPLSPPIVSTPADSDPLLSPPQYFSNPNSPDPSSYIDPPSYAEAVFTSFDGETNGVDTPSPSLSLSVSRSPSSSSEYLNITVSNPIKEQETSNSIVPGSNSYVTYLITTTTNIPEFGASGAEFGVRRRFRDVVTLSDRLAEAYRGFFIPPRPDKSVVESQVMQKQEFVEQRRVALEKYLRRLAAHPVIRKSDELRVFLQVQGRLPLPSTTDVASRVLDGAAKLPKQLLGESVIAPHEVVQPARGGRDLMRLFKELRQSVANDWGGSRPPVVEEDKEFLEKKEKITELELQINGASQQAESLVKAQQDMGETMGELGLAFIKLTKFENEEAILNTQRVRAADMKGLATAAVKASRLFRELNAQTVKHLDTLHEYLGLMLAVHSAFSERSSALLTVQTLLSELSALQSRAEKLEAASSKIFGADKSRVRKLEELQETIRVTEDAKNVATREYERIKENNRSELERIDKERQVDFLNMLKGFVVNQVGYNEKIANEWTKVVEDSRGYVDEST, encoded by the exons ATGATGGGCTCCGAGAACCACACCGTCGATGACCACCCTCTATCGGCGCCGCCAGACCAAATGGAAAACCTCGCACTACACGACCGCGACCACGACGCCGGAAAATCCACCTTCTCCTCTGCTTACCGCAGCGCCTTCACCACTTTCTCGGAATCGAACCACCACCCGCTCTCGCCACCTATTGTCTCCACCCCGGCAGACTCCGATCCCCTCCTCTCCCCGCCGCAGTACTTTTCAAACCCTAACTCCCCCGACCCTTCCTCTTACATCGACCCTCCTTCTTACGCCGAAGCAGTTTTCACGTCCTTTGATGGCGAAACAAATGGCGTCGACACTCCGTCGCCGTCACTCTCCCTCTCCGTCTCTCGATCTCCGTCTTCGAGCTCTGAGTATTTGAATATAACCGTTTCGAACCCAATCAAGGAGCAGGAAACCTCTAATTCGATTGTTCCGGGAAGCAACAGTTACGTGACTTATTTGATCACCACGACGACGAACATTCCCGAATTCGGCGCCTCAGGCGCCGAATTCGGTGTCCGGCGAAGGTTCCGTGACGTTGTCACCCTTTCGGATCGGTTGGCGGAGGCGTACCGCGGGTTTTTCATTCCGCCGCGGCCGGATAAGAGCGTGGTGGAGAGCCAGGTGATGCAGAAGCAGGAGTTCGTGGAACAGCGAAGGGTGGCGCTGGAGAAGTACCTGCGGCGGTTGGCGGCTCATCCGGTGATCAGGAAGAGCGACGAGTTGAGGGTGTTTTTGCAGGTACAGGGGAGGCTTCCACTGCCGTCGACGACCGATGTAGCGTCTAGGGTGCTCGATGGCGCGGCGAAGCTTCCAAAGCAGTTGTTGGGGGAGAGCGTCATTGCGCCGCATGAGGTTGTGCAGCCTGCGAGAGGAGGCAGGGATTTGATGAGGCTGTTCAAGGAGTTGAGACAGTCCGTAGCCAATGATTGGGGAGGTTCAAGGCCTCCGGTTGTGGAAGAGGATAAGGAGTTTcttgaaaaaaaggaaaaaattaccGAGCTTGAGCTGCAGATTAATGGTGCATCTCAACAG GCTGAGTCACTTGTCAAGGCACAGCAAGATATGGGAGAGACAATGGGTGAATTAGGGCTGGcatttattaaattaacaaaatttgaaaatgaagagGCTATCTTGAACACTCAGAGGGTACGGGCTGCTGACATGAAAGGTTTAGCAACAGCTGCTGTCAAGGCTAGCAGACTATTTCGAGAATTAAATGCTCAGACTGTGAAGCATTTG GATACACTTCATGAGTACCTTGGATTAATGTTGGCTGTTCATAGTGCATTCTCAGAGCGTTCAAGTGCACTATTGACGGTGCAGACTCTCCTATCCGAGTTGTCTGCTTTGCAGTCAAGAGCCGAAAAACTAGAAGCAGCCTCATCTAAAATTTTTGGGGCTGACAAATCAAGGGTTCGTAAGTTGGAGGAGCTACAAGAAACTATAAGAGTGACTGAAGATGCCAAGAATGTTGCAACCAGAGAATATGAGCGCATCAAG GAAAACAATAGGAGTGAACTTGAAAGGATTGATAAAGAGAGGCAGGTTGACTTCTTAAACATGTTGAAAGGTTTTGTAGTTAATCAG GTGGGGTATAATGAGAAAATAGCAAATGAGTGGACAAAAGTTGTTGAAGATAGCCGTGGATATGTGGATGAAAGCACTTGA
- the LOC108338189 gene encoding sorting nexin 2B isoform X1, with translation MMGSENHTVDDHPLSAPPDQMENLALHDRDHDAGKSTFSSAYRSAFTTFSESNHHPLSPPIVSTPADSDPLLSPPQYFSNPNSPDPSSYIDPPSYAEAVFTSFDGETNGVDTPSPSLSLSVSRSPSSSSEYLNITVSNPIKEQETSNSIVPGSNSYVTYLITTTTNIPEFGASGAEFGVRRRFRDVVTLSDRLAEAYRGFFIPPRPDKSVVESQVMQKQEFVEQRRVALEKYLRRLAAHPVIRKSDELRVFLQVQGRLPLPSTTDVASRVLDGAAKLPKQLLGESVIAPHEVVQPARGGRDLMRLFKELRQSVANDWGGSRPPVVEEDKEFLEKKEKITELELQINGASQQAESLVKAQQDMGETMGELGLAFIKLTKFENEEAILNTQRVRAADMKGLATAAVKASRLFRELNAQTVKHLQDTLHEYLGLMLAVHSAFSERSSALLTVQTLLSELSALQSRAEKLEAASSKIFGADKSRVRKLEELQETIRVTEDAKNVATREYERIKENNRSELERIDKERQVDFLNMLKGFVVNQVGYNEKIANEWTKVVEDSRGYVDEST, from the exons ATGATGGGCTCCGAGAACCACACCGTCGATGACCACCCTCTATCGGCGCCGCCAGACCAAATGGAAAACCTCGCACTACACGACCGCGACCACGACGCCGGAAAATCCACCTTCTCCTCTGCTTACCGCAGCGCCTTCACCACTTTCTCGGAATCGAACCACCACCCGCTCTCGCCACCTATTGTCTCCACCCCGGCAGACTCCGATCCCCTCCTCTCCCCGCCGCAGTACTTTTCAAACCCTAACTCCCCCGACCCTTCCTCTTACATCGACCCTCCTTCTTACGCCGAAGCAGTTTTCACGTCCTTTGATGGCGAAACAAATGGCGTCGACACTCCGTCGCCGTCACTCTCCCTCTCCGTCTCTCGATCTCCGTCTTCGAGCTCTGAGTATTTGAATATAACCGTTTCGAACCCAATCAAGGAGCAGGAAACCTCTAATTCGATTGTTCCGGGAAGCAACAGTTACGTGACTTATTTGATCACCACGACGACGAACATTCCCGAATTCGGCGCCTCAGGCGCCGAATTCGGTGTCCGGCGAAGGTTCCGTGACGTTGTCACCCTTTCGGATCGGTTGGCGGAGGCGTACCGCGGGTTTTTCATTCCGCCGCGGCCGGATAAGAGCGTGGTGGAGAGCCAGGTGATGCAGAAGCAGGAGTTCGTGGAACAGCGAAGGGTGGCGCTGGAGAAGTACCTGCGGCGGTTGGCGGCTCATCCGGTGATCAGGAAGAGCGACGAGTTGAGGGTGTTTTTGCAGGTACAGGGGAGGCTTCCACTGCCGTCGACGACCGATGTAGCGTCTAGGGTGCTCGATGGCGCGGCGAAGCTTCCAAAGCAGTTGTTGGGGGAGAGCGTCATTGCGCCGCATGAGGTTGTGCAGCCTGCGAGAGGAGGCAGGGATTTGATGAGGCTGTTCAAGGAGTTGAGACAGTCCGTAGCCAATGATTGGGGAGGTTCAAGGCCTCCGGTTGTGGAAGAGGATAAGGAGTTTcttgaaaaaaaggaaaaaattaccGAGCTTGAGCTGCAGATTAATGGTGCATCTCAACAG GCTGAGTCACTTGTCAAGGCACAGCAAGATATGGGAGAGACAATGGGTGAATTAGGGCTGGcatttattaaattaacaaaatttgaaaatgaagagGCTATCTTGAACACTCAGAGGGTACGGGCTGCTGACATGAAAGGTTTAGCAACAGCTGCTGTCAAGGCTAGCAGACTATTTCGAGAATTAAATGCTCAGACTGTGAAGCATTTG CAGGATACACTTCATGAGTACCTTGGATTAATGTTGGCTGTTCATAGTGCATTCTCAGAGCGTTCAAGTGCACTATTGACGGTGCAGACTCTCCTATCCGAGTTGTCTGCTTTGCAGTCAAGAGCCGAAAAACTAGAAGCAGCCTCATCTAAAATTTTTGGGGCTGACAAATCAAGGGTTCGTAAGTTGGAGGAGCTACAAGAAACTATAAGAGTGACTGAAGATGCCAAGAATGTTGCAACCAGAGAATATGAGCGCATCAAG GAAAACAATAGGAGTGAACTTGAAAGGATTGATAAAGAGAGGCAGGTTGACTTCTTAAACATGTTGAAAGGTTTTGTAGTTAATCAG GTGGGGTATAATGAGAAAATAGCAAATGAGTGGACAAAAGTTGTTGAAGATAGCCGTGGATATGTGGATGAAAGCACTTGA
- the LOC108337511 gene encoding laccase-3: MKTIHLPAKQCYSWFLLGLLSVIASLASATENHYHEFVIQTAPVKRLCRTHNVLTVNGQFPGPTVEARDGDSIAIKVVNAGPYNISIHWHGLRMLRNPWADGPSYVTQCPIQPGGSYTYRFTIQNQEGTLWWHAHTAFLRATVYGAFIIYPKLGSPYPFSMPKKEFPLLLGEWFDRDPMALLRQAQFTGAPPNVSVAYTINGQPGDLYRCSSQETVRVPVDAGETILLRIINSALNQELFFAIANHRMTVVATDAAYTKPFTTNVLMIGPGQTINVLVTADQTPGRYYMAARAYQTAMNAAFDNTTTTAILEYKSASCGKGNGQVPRPILPVLPAFNDTATATAYTAGIRGLSKINVFTRVDVSLYFVVGLGLINCTNPNSPRCQGPNGTRFTASINNNSFVLPTTTSLMQAYYQGIPGVFTTDFPPVPPLQFNYTGNVPRGLWTPARGTKLFKVKYGSHLQIVLQDTSIVTTEDHPMHVHGFHFFVVGSGFGNFNPATDPARFNLVDPPVRNTIGTPPGGWVAIRFVADNPGIWFLHCHIDSHLNWGLATALLVENGVGPSQSVIPPPPDLPQC, from the exons ATGAAGACTATCCACCTCCCTGCCAAGCAATGTTACTCTTGGTTCTTACTTGGCCTACTTTCTGTCATTGCTTCCCTTGCTTCAGCTACAGAGAATCACTACCATGAGTTTGTT ATTCAAACTGCGCCAGTGAAGAGGCTGTGCAGAACCCACAATGTACTCACTGTGAATGGGCAGTTTCCTGGCCCAACTGTGGAAGCAAGAGATGGAGATTCTATTGCAATCAAAGTAGTAAATGCTGGACCATATAACATCTCCATCCATTG GCATGGGTTAAGGATGTTGAGAAATCCATGGGCAGATGGTCCTAGTTATGTGACTCAGTGTCCCATTCAACCAGGGGGGAGTTACACATACCGTTTTACAATCCAAAATCAAGAGGGGACACTATGGTGGCATGCTCACACTGCTTTCCTAAGAGCCACCGTCTATGGAGCTTTCATCATATATCCAAAATTGGGTTCTCCTTATCCATTCTCCATGCCTAAGAAAGAATTTCCCCTCCTTCTTG GGGAATGGTTTGACAGGGATCCGATGGCTCTCTTAAGGCAGGCACAATTCACAGGAGCACCTCCAAATGTATCTGTTGCATACACAATTAATGGTCAACCAGGAGATCTCTACAGATGTTCAAGTCAAG AAACTGTACGTGTACCAGTAGATGCTGGTGAGACAATTCTCTTGAGAATCATCAACAGTGCACTCAATCAAGAACTGTTCTTCGCAATTGCCAACCACAGGATGACTGTGGTTGCTACTGATGCTGCTTACACCAAGCCTTTCACCACCAATGTCCTGATGATAGGTCCTGGCCAGACAATCAATGTCCTTGTCACTGCCGATCAAACACCTGGAAGATACTACATGGCTGCACGTGCATATCAAACAGCCATGAATGCTGCATTTGACAACACCACCACCACTGCAATCCTCGAATACAAATCTGCTAGCTGCGGCAAAGGAAACGGACAGGTTCCAAGACCAATACTGCCAGTTTTACCAGCTTTCAATGACACAGCCACTGCAACTGCATACACAGCAGGGATCAGAGGCCTTTCCAAGATCAATGTCTTTACAAGAGTTGATGTTAGCCTATATTTCGTTGTTGGGTTGGGGTTAATCAACTGCACAAATCCTAATAGTCCAAGGTGCCAAGGACCAAATGGAACTCGCTTCACAGCAAGCATAAACAACAATTCCTTTGTTCTTCCAACCACCACATCCCTTATGCAAGCCTACTATCAAGGAATTCCTGGTGTTTTCACCACAGACTTTCCTCCAGTTCCTCCTCTGCAATTCAACTACACCGGCAATGTACCGCGGGGGCTATGGACCCCTGCAAGAGGAACTAAGCTCTTCAAGGTGAAGTATGGTTCACATCTGCAAATTGTTCTGCAGGACACAAGCATAGTAACAACAGAGGACCATCCTATGCATGTTCATGGATTCCACTTCTTTGTAGTTGGTTCAGGCTTTGGCAACTTCAACCCAGCAACAGATCCTGCAAGGTTTAACCTCGTAGACCCACCTGTGAGGAACACCATTGGAACACCACCAGGAGGATGGGTGGCCATTCGTTTTGTGGCTGATAATCCAG GAATTTGGTTCTTGCATTGTCACATAGACTCACATCTGAATTGGGGTCTGGCAACTGCACTTTTGGTAGAAAATGGAGTTGGTCCATCGCAGTCAGTGATTCCTCCACCACCAGACCTTCCTCAGTGTTAG